A window of Psychroflexus sp. ALD_RP9 contains these coding sequences:
- a CDS encoding TIGR00366 family protein, translating to MNFHHTLNKFLRQFLPSPLAIAIILTFLSFVLAFLFTPSPDKSSHLTQLLQFWHNGIFNSSLIEFAYQMMLILVLGHVLVLSEPMQKLFKQLLKLVKHQNSAIIVISVFTMLAGFLNWGLGLVFGAILARKIGEHAYLNHIKINYPLICALGYSGMLIWHGGISGSATIKVAEKGHLASLVPEFSEILPTFISTAVTTFSWQNLTLFVLILLLIPSIFIAISSITIKTFPEYKSVLSQKFTSDSSIANSHFLDQSSWLSKGIALLILIAVGVNYSAQILQFQLTPNLLNFSMLGLGLLLHKNLNAYSKALQQAILGAGGILIQFPLYFGIMGLMRDSGLIASLSATIAQFASAEILPVFTFISAAIVNVFVPSGGGQWAIQGPIIINSAQALNVDLRTLIMSLAYGDQVTNMLQPFWALPLLAITKVKAQHLLSYTLIMMLVASLIFISGLLILY from the coding sequence CCAGATAAATCTTCGCATTTAACTCAATTGCTTCAATTCTGGCACAACGGAATATTTAATTCAAGCTTAATTGAGTTTGCCTACCAAATGATGCTCATTTTAGTATTGGGGCATGTTTTAGTTTTGAGTGAACCAATGCAAAAATTATTTAAGCAATTACTCAAATTAGTAAAACACCAAAACTCAGCTATTATAGTCATTAGTGTATTTACAATGTTGGCAGGATTTTTAAATTGGGGCTTAGGTTTAGTTTTTGGTGCAATCTTAGCTCGAAAAATTGGCGAGCATGCTTATCTTAATCATATTAAAATTAATTACCCATTAATTTGCGCTTTAGGTTATAGCGGAATGTTGATTTGGCATGGCGGGATAAGCGGATCAGCGACTATTAAAGTAGCTGAAAAAGGTCATCTAGCTTCTTTAGTACCTGAGTTTTCTGAAATTTTACCAACATTTATTTCAACTGCTGTAACAACATTTAGTTGGCAAAACTTGACCTTGTTTGTACTTATCTTGCTGTTAATTCCAAGTATTTTTATAGCCATTAGTTCCATAACTATCAAGACTTTTCCTGAATATAAATCTGTCTTATCTCAAAAATTCACATCAGATTCAAGCATAGCAAACTCACATTTCTTAGACCAATCTTCTTGGTTATCTAAAGGAATTGCTTTGCTAATTCTGATTGCAGTTGGCGTTAATTATAGCGCACAGATACTACAATTTCAGTTAACACCTAATCTGTTAAATTTTAGTATGTTAGGTTTAGGCTTACTTCTACATAAAAACTTAAATGCCTATTCTAAAGCGCTTCAGCAGGCTATTCTTGGTGCAGGAGGAATTCTAATTCAGTTTCCACTATATTTCGGAATTATGGGATTAATGCGAGATTCTGGGTTGATAGCAAGTTTAAGCGCAACTATTGCTCAATTTGCATCAGCTGAAATTTTACCTGTGTTTACTTTTATTAGTGCGGCAATAGTAAACGTTTTTGTGCCAAGTGGTGGTGGGCAATGGGCAATTCAAGGGCCTATAATTATCAATTCGGCTCAAGCATTAAATGTTGATTTACGTACATTAATTATGAGTTTAGCTTATGGCGACCAGGTCACTAATATGTTACAACCGTTTTGGGCGCTACCTTTATTGGCAATCACCAAAGTTAAAGCTCAACATTTATTAAGTTACACCTTGATAATGATGTTAGTGGCAAGTCTTATTTTTATTAGCGGACTTTTAATTTTATATTAA
- the aat gene encoding leucyl/phenylalanyl-tRNA--protein transferase, which yields MYLLDEHVWFPSPKLANKDGLLAVGGDLSAKRLLLAYQSGIFPWFSEGEPLLWWSPNPRMVLFPENLHISKSMKQLLKQNKFNVTYNQDFKSVILACAEQPRRGQEGTWITSEMIDAYLNLHDLGHAISVEVYSDYTLVGGLYGIYLKEKEIFCGESMFTRQSNASKYGFIRLVQQLAKEGVKLIDCQMYTAHLASLGAEEISRETFLRYLNFN from the coding sequence ATGTATTTACTTGATGAGCATGTATGGTTTCCAAGCCCTAAATTAGCTAATAAAGACGGGTTGTTAGCCGTTGGTGGCGACTTGTCTGCTAAGCGTTTATTGTTAGCTTATCAAAGTGGTATTTTTCCATGGTTTTCAGAAGGTGAGCCACTATTGTGGTGGAGTCCTAATCCACGCATGGTGTTATTTCCCGAAAATTTACACATTTCAAAATCAATGAAGCAATTGTTGAAACAGAACAAATTTAATGTTACTTACAATCAAGATTTTAAGTCTGTAATTTTAGCATGTGCTGAACAGCCTAGGCGTGGACAAGAAGGTACCTGGATTACTTCTGAAATGATAGATGCTTATTTGAATTTACATGATTTAGGTCACGCCATTTCAGTTGAAGTTTACAGTGATTATACTTTGGTAGGCGGTTTATATGGAATTTATTTAAAAGAAAAAGAGATATTTTGTGGTGAAAGTATGTTTACACGCCAAAGCAATGCTTCTAAATATGGCTTTATTCGCTTAGTTCAACAACTTGCTAAAGAAGGTGTGAAGTTAATCGATTGCCAAATGTATACTGCTCATTTAGCCTCATTAGGCGCTGAGGAAATTTCACGAGAAACCTTTTTAAGATATTTGAATTTTAATTAA